A portion of the Phocoena sinus isolate mPhoSin1 chromosome 9, mPhoSin1.pri, whole genome shotgun sequence genome contains these proteins:
- the AQP1 gene encoding aquaporin-1 — MASEFKKKLFWRAVVAEFLAMTLFIFISIGSALGFQYPIKSNQTTGAIQDNVKVSLAFGLSIATLAQSVGHISGAHLNPAVTLGILLSCQMSVLRAVMYIMAQCVGAIVATAILSGITSSLPNNSLGLNALAPGVNSGQGLGIEIIGTLQLVLCVLATTDRRRRDLGGSAPLAIGLSVALGHLLAIDYTGCSINPARSFGPAVITHNFQDHWIFWVGPFIGGALAVLIYDFILAPRSSDLTDRVKVWTSGQVEEYDLDADDINSRVEMKPK, encoded by the exons ATGGCCAGCGAGTTCAAGAAGAAGCTCTTTTGGAGGGCAGTGGTGGCCGAGTTCCTGGCCATGACCCTCTTCATTTTCATCAGCATTGGTTCCGCCCTGGGCTTCCAGTACCCGATAAAGAGCAACCAGACGACAGGTGCCATCCAGGATAATGTGAAGGTGTCACTGGCCTTTGGGCTGAGCATTGCCACGCTGGCCCAGAGCGTGGGCCACATCAGCGGAGCCCACCTCAACCCGGCTGTCACGCTGGGGATCCTGCTTAGCTGCCAGATGAGTGTCCTCCGGGCTGTCATGTACATCATGGCCCAGTGCGTGGGGGCCATCGTCGCCACTGCCATCCTCTCGGGCATTACCTCCTCCCTGCCCAACAACTCGCTTGGCCTAAATGCG CTGGCCCCCGGCGTGAACTCGGGCCAGGGGCTGGGCATCGAGATCATCGGCACCCTGCAGCTGGTGCTATGCGTGCTGGCCACCACGGACCGGAGGCGCCGGGACCTCGGGGGCTCGGCCCCGCTTGCCATCGGCCTCTCTGTGGCCCTGGGGCACCTGCTGGCC ATCGACTACACAGGCTGCAGTATTAACCCAGCCCGGTCCTTCGGCCCTGCCGTCATCACGCACAACTTCCAGGACCACTGG ATTTTCTGGGTGGGGCCGTTCATCGGAGGAGCCCTGGCCGTGCTCATCTACGACTTCATCCTGGCCCCGCGGAGCAGCGACCTCACAGACCGCGTGAAGGTGTGGACCAGCGGTCAGGTGGAGGAGTACGACTTGGATGCCGATGACATCAATTCCAGGGTGGAGATGAAGCCCAAATAA